The nucleotide sequence ATAGCTTTAATAAAGATTCAAATTCGGGAGTCGGGTCATTAAAAGTACCTGAAGACGTTTTTTTATCAACAACCAAAAAGCTTTTATAGTTTTTAGGATGTTTAGAAGGTTTTATAATCACTAAATCACTTTTTTTCTCAACAAAAAACTCTTGAATTTCTCGTTCATCAATTAATGTTTTCCAATAACTACTTTTTCCGTTACTTTTTCTTTGTTGAATTTTAATTGAGTAAAAAATACATTTTCGTTTACTCAAAGGAGCTATTAAAGGTTCTTTTACATGAAGTGCTTTGCCTGTAATTTTTGTTAACTCGTTTGTTTTTAAACCTCCAATAGGTTTATTAGGTGTTTTTAAAAGTGTACGTATAATAACTTGTTTTAAACTAAAAAAATAAACTAAAAAGATTATTGTTGCTACAACAATAATTATAATTAAAAATAAAATATAGGGTTCTGGAGAAGCTAAAAGAATCATTAATTAATGGTTTTGATCTATTAATATGTAAAGCTTTACACTGAAATGTTACAAAATCTTAATTTATTCAACTCCCTCTTTTAACCAATGCATAAAAATCACTTTCTAAAGGTAAATAACCTTGATCGTATACAAAATAGTATACTGTGCCTGCTTTAGTAGTATAAATACTTGTAAAATAATTAAAGTCAAATCCTTTTTCAATAAGCTTTGCTCGTGAAGTCCTTGTTTTTTGGTTTGGATTAAGTGTTTCCAGTATTCGCCAGTTTTTACGCAATCGATTATTTATATTTCTGATAAGGTTTTTACTGTCTTTATTAAATTTATTGTTATACGAATTACGACAAGCATCACTACAAAACTTCTTATCAATTCGTCCTACAATCTTATTCTCACATTCTAAACAAACTTTTGTTTCCATAAATTATAGCATTTTAAAAACGAGTTCTTTAAATAATTTATAAGCCACCATTGCGGTCATATTATTAACATCTCTTGTTGGATTATATTCCACAATATCTGCTCCTATTATAGGGGCACTTATAGATTGGATGATCTTAATTAGTTCTCTTGTTGAAATTCCTCCAGGCTCGTGATGTGAAACCCCTGGCGCATAAGCTGGATCTAACACATCAAGATCTAAAGAAATGTAAAGTGGGTTTTCTAAAGTTTTTATAAAATCTAAATTAAAATCTTTCATTTCAACAAGCTTCACATTAAATCTCTTAGCCTGTTCTTTTTGATGTGTATTAAGTGTTCTAACACCTACTTGTGTTAATGATTTTATTTTCCCCTTTTCCATTAACCTAGCAAAAGGAGATGCGTGTGAATAAGGGTTGTTTTCAAAATTATCATACAAATCTGCATGTGCATCCAGATGTAGTACATTTAAATTTTTGTATATATTTGTATGTTCTTCAATAATTGGAAATGATATAGAATGATCTCCTCCAAAACAAATAAGTTTATCAGATTCATTTATATCTTTATACACTTGTTCTTTAATAGCCTGATAAACTGCTTTTGGGTTCATATCAAAAAACTGAAGATCTCCTAAATCAATATAGTTTTCTCCATCTTTAATTTCAATACCAGATTCACAAAATGCATTTGCTGAACCATCACTATCCATTAATCGAATACGCGGTGGCGCTAAAGCTGGCCCTTTTAAAAAAGAAGAATTACCGTCAAACGGGATACCTAATAATTTAATCATAATTAATCTTTTACTATTGAAATATATTCTGCAAAAGGGCCCATACTTTCCTTATATTGCTTTGCAAAAACTCTTGTTATTTGATAAATATGCCCTAGATCATGTACCGTCCAAGCAGAAATTAATTGTTTAATCGTTACCGCTCCAAATGCGGGATGAATACCAGCTAGATCAAATTTATCTTCAGTTAATTTTAAAGATTCAAGGTAATTTAAGTTCTCATTTCGTAAATGCTTAAATTCTTGTAATAAATCGTTCAATGTTTTTCCTTTTGAATTTTCAAATTGCGCAAATCGATCATAAGGATCAAACTTTTTATTCTTATTATCATCCAAAATAATGTTCAATCTAGGAATCCAATCAGTTTTTTCGCCATGAATAAAATGTCCTATAATATCGAATGCGTTCCAAGTATCTTTTCCTTCATTTACAAAAATCCAATCGTCTGAAAGGTTAGATAAAAACATTTCGAGCGTGCTTGGTGTTTGCCTTAAAATCTCAACAGATCGATCTATACTAAATTCCATAACATTTTAATTTTCAGACAATATACAATTTATTCGTTTACAAACGACTACAAACGTTTACAAACGATATTAAATATTTAACAACCGAATATCTTTTGGTTACTGTTTCATATTTGCAGAGTCGAAGCATAAGTTTTTCGATGGTATTAACTGTTTAATCTTAAAATTAATTATTATGAACACACTTAGAAACAAAGTACAGTTGATTGGAAATTTAGGAAATGATCCTGAAATTATTAATCTAGAATCTGGAAAGACATTAGCAAAATTTTCTGTAGCTACAAATGAAAGCTATAAAAATGCTAGTGGAGAAAAAATAACAGATACGCAATGGCATAATGTAGTAGCATGGGGGAAAACTGCTCAAATTATCGAGCAATATGTTACAAAAGGAAAAGAAGTCGCTATTGAAGGTAAATTAACTTCTAGAAGTTATGAAACGAAAGAAGGTGAAAAAAGATACATCACAGAAATTGTATGTAACGAATTGCTAATGTTAAGTAAGTAATTTAAGAAAAAGCCGCAAGTTATGCGGCTTTTTTTATTTAAGCTTATCTAATAATTCTTTTGCCTCTTTAAATTTAAAATTTGAAGAGTTAGATCTGATTTCTTCAAGAAGCTTCTTAGCATTAAACTCATCTTTTAACTTTAAATATGCCAATGCTTTAAACCAAAGTCCCTTTGATCTATCTAGAATATTTGAAGTAGAAACTATTTTAAACGCTTCAATAGCCTTATCATTTTCATCTAATTCTAAATATGACATCCCTTGATACAAAAACATTAGTGTATCAACTTCTGTTGAAGTTTTTTTATAAACTTCAAAATCAATTAAAGCCTCTTTATATTTTTTATTTTGAAAAGATAAAACTCCTTTAGACAATTTATTTTGTGTATCGTCTCGTGTTACAAAAGATGGCAAATCATTAACATTATAGTATTCAACATATAAGGTATCTATGAATTGATTAGGGGGAAAAATACTTACTCTTAAAATTATCATTAATAAAATTACAGCAGCAGAAGTCATAAGAACATATTTATTTTTATTAAAAAAACTTTTCTTATGATGATATTTCTTTTTTGCTTCCTCCAATTGGGTTTTTATAACTATGGCTTCTTCACTTTTTAAAAACTCATTAAGTTTCTTCGTGTAATCATTATTTGGGAAGTTTTTATTGGATATTTTT is from Flavobacteriaceae bacterium and encodes:
- the ssb gene encoding single-stranded DNA-binding protein — protein: MNTLRNKVQLIGNLGNDPEIINLESGKTLAKFSVATNESYKNASGEKITDTQWHNVVAWGKTAQIIEQYVTKGKEVAIEGKLTSRSYETKEGEKRYITEIVCNELLMLSK
- a CDS encoding DinB family protein, translated to MEFSIDRSVEILRQTPSTLEMFLSNLSDDWIFVNEGKDTWNAFDIIGHFIHGEKTDWIPRLNIILDDNKNKKFDPYDRFAQFENSKGKTLNDLLQEFKHLRNENLNYLESLKLTEDKFDLAGIHPAFGAVTIKQLISAWTVHDLGHIYQITRVFAKQYKESMGPFAEYISIVKD
- the speB gene encoding agmatinase → MIKLLGIPFDGNSSFLKGPALAPPRIRLMDSDGSANAFCESGIEIKDGENYIDLGDLQFFDMNPKAVYQAIKEQVYKDINESDKLICFGGDHSISFPIIEEHTNIYKNLNVLHLDAHADLYDNFENNPYSHASPFARLMEKGKIKSLTQVGVRTLNTHQKEQAKRFNVKLVEMKDFNLDFIKTLENPLYISLDLDVLDPAYAPGVSHHEPGGISTRELIKIIQSISAPIIGADIVEYNPTRDVNNMTAMVAYKLFKELVFKML